One window of Treponema denticola genomic DNA carries:
- a CDS encoding immunity protein YezG family protein, whose protein sequence is MEDVDLIIKKIAKISHDNLPIKKGWERYEIDVCTLSKYTELEASYYLKDGKAISFNPEYENSAGIEDDLTFVFLKLRDEMYKLSPDEGAWFSCKFIFFSSGDFKTVFNYDDKPDFEYTPSKEQYIEELKKYPRKNTPNWLNKIVN, encoded by the coding sequence ATGGAAGATGTTGATTTGATAATCAAAAAAATTGCAAAAATTTCACATGACAATTTACCTATTAAAAAAGGCTGGGAAAGATATGAAATAGATGTTTGCACCTTGTCGAAATACACGGAACTTGAGGCTTCGTATTATTTAAAAGACGGAAAGGCAATTTCGTTTAATCCCGAATATGAAAATTCAGCAGGCATTGAAGATGACTTAACTTTTGTTTTTTTGAAATTGAGGGACGAGATGTATAAACTTTCTCCTGACGAGGGGGCTTGGTTTTCGTGTAAATTTATTTTCTTTTCTTCCGGAGATTTTAAGACTGTATTTAATTACGACGATAAACCTGATTTCGAGTATACACCAAGCAAAGAACAATATATTGAAGAATTGAAAAAATATCCCAGAAAGAATACACCTAATTGGTTAAATAAAATTGTAAATTAA
- a CDS encoding DUF6630 family protein: MNRYFFNKIFDKQSNGTHDKKGGKNIGRTVSWVYYKDEKLIGGSAFDIQLFRQILENSTKFSSQAQEMIETQIKEQNIFDCISLKSSKYTNRFYENSGHKAFIPESICMVDYCEDEIFAVVRIGDCCEIVSYDYDITGEAGQEWFNFIGKNKPIFDKKIIENIKTVLTQYEQLQIKILEEEDRRIWEKKEKLACRNKSLPADTEQTFLSLCKLLGISPQKAKKIYHTALEQEDICVSLINDFIDLNYLAMFDWKADVGDIVYGYNLLAKKIKANMLHLDKDTEFEPPEVFRRLASMSDKVLYLIDTNSDCYILGLSDKENREKIISAYKQLFSLLQSENTIEIVNML, encoded by the coding sequence ATGAATAGATATTTTTTTAACAAGATTTTCGACAAACAGTCGAATGGAACGCATGATAAAAAAGGCGGAAAAAATATCGGCCGAACTGTGTCGTGGGTGTACTACAAAGACGAAAAACTCATAGGCGGGTCGGCATTTGATATACAACTCTTTCGGCAGATATTGGAAAACAGCACAAAGTTTTCGAGTCAGGCTCAAGAAATGATAGAGACACAAATTAAAGAACAAAATATTTTTGATTGTATTTCACTCAAAAGCTCAAAATACACCAATCGCTTTTACGAAAATAGCGGCCATAAAGCATTTATACCCGAAAGTATCTGTATGGTTGATTATTGTGAAGATGAAATCTTTGCCGTTGTGAGAATCGGAGATTGTTGTGAAATTGTTTCTTATGATTATGACATCACAGGCGAGGCGGGACAAGAGTGGTTCAATTTTATAGGAAAGAACAAGCCTATTTTTGATAAAAAAATCATTGAGAATATAAAAACGGTTTTAACGCAATACGAACAACTACAAATAAAAATACTTGAAGAAGAAGACAGACGTATTTGGGAGAAAAAAGAAAAACTTGCTTGCCGGAACAAAAGCTTACCTGCCGATACGGAACAAACTTTTTTATCACTTTGCAAATTACTCGGCATATCTCCGCAAAAAGCCAAGAAAATATACCATACAGCATTGGAGCAAGAAGATATTTGTGTCTCTTTGATAAACGATTTTATAGATTTGAACTATTTGGCAATGTTCGATTGGAAGGCGGATGTGGGAGATATTGTATACGGTTACAATCTATTAGCAAAAAAGATAAAAGCGAATATGCTTCACTTGGATAAAGATACGGAATTTGAACCGCCGGAAGTTTTCCGTAGGCTTGCTTCGATGAGTGACAAGGTATTATATCTTATCGACACAAATAGCGATTGCTATATTTTAGGTTTGTCAGATAAAGAAAATAGAGAAAAAATCATAAGTGCTTATAAACAACTGTTCAGCCTGCTTCAATCTGAGAATACGATTGAAATTGTGAACATGCTGTAA
- a CDS encoding DUF6892 domain-containing protein, with the protein MSIIKSRESNKQDKQPAMPQQKLHINLTKNGLYINDELIETLSIDILAEKFGEYRKVLRKPTDETVSKDDLEEIYIWDNMGIKSFVSKGCISELDIRICEDREWEKKVKFSFFDVNPKQVFPGIFTINGKTILEAIPQKTLREAYIFLEMKVENWKINCSLSSKLKSVLDAISFQERLRKSKTDEIADLVRAEPEPIRDISFWYKPPRVSSGKWKQPKAEGKVLTFTNFNFKLAVIQELMYEQELLKPKFDVYDFCNDYAKKEIDPDDYCDKMIPEVKSWFQQLEIPAELAPKVTQLFLDGGNEINMQLIPQWDGEDDLFDIKSISDEELAQFPNLKLIDGTVIYISEKAKKKLIKKGINIAE; encoded by the coding sequence ATGAGTATTATAAAAAGCAGGGAATCAAATAAACAGGATAAACAGCCGGCTATGCCGCAACAGAAACTTCATATCAATTTAACTAAAAACGGTTTGTATATTAATGATGAGCTTATTGAAACCCTATCAATAGATATTCTTGCGGAGAAATTCGGTGAATATAGAAAAGTATTGCGTAAGCCGACTGATGAAACAGTAAGTAAAGATGATTTAGAGGAAATATATATCTGGGATAATATGGGAATAAAGAGTTTTGTTTCCAAAGGATGTATCAGCGAACTAGACATAAGAATATGTGAAGATAGGGAATGGGAGAAAAAAGTAAAATTTTCGTTTTTCGATGTAAATCCCAAGCAGGTGTTTCCCGGCATTTTTACGATAAACGGTAAAACTATTTTGGAAGCTATACCTCAAAAAACATTGAGAGAAGCTTATATATTTTTAGAAATGAAAGTGGAAAATTGGAAAATAAATTGCTCATTGTCTAGTAAATTAAAATCGGTTCTGGATGCAATATCTTTTCAGGAGCGTTTGAGAAAATCAAAAACCGATGAGATAGCCGATTTGGTACGTGCCGAACCTGAACCTATACGGGATATAAGTTTTTGGTATAAACCGCCGAGAGTGTCAAGCGGTAAATGGAAACAGCCAAAGGCAGAAGGTAAAGTACTGACATTTACAAACTTCAATTTTAAACTTGCTGTTATCCAAGAGCTGATGTATGAACAAGAATTGCTTAAACCGAAATTTGATGTATATGATTTTTGTAATGATTATGCAAAAAAAGAAATAGATCCCGATGATTACTGCGATAAAATGATACCTGAAGTAAAAAGCTGGTTTCAGCAATTGGAAATTCCTGCTGAATTGGCCCCAAAGGTAACACAGCTGTTTCTTGATGGCGGAAATGAAATTAATATGCAGCTTATTCCGCAATGGGACGGCGAGGATGATCTATTTGATATTAAATCTATTTCTGATGAGGAGTTGGCACAGTTTCCAAACTTAAAACTTATTGACGGCACCGTTATTTATATTTCCGAAAAAGCAAAGAAAAAACTTATCAAGAAAGGAATTAATATTGCAGAATAA
- a CDS encoding GNAT family N-acetyltransferase, whose protein sequence is MLHLEKVNGKNIWDILKLQVSETQKSFVAANDISIIEAYITITANGYAFPFGIYDNETPVGFLMIGFDVHDYWIDAPEIAKGNYNLWRLMIDKAYQNNGFGKEAVKLALDFVKTFPCGKAEYCWLSYEPENQVARKLYSSFGFVETGDMDGEELIAALKL, encoded by the coding sequence ATGCTTCATTTGGAAAAAGTAAACGGGAAAAACATTTGGGATATTTTGAAACTGCAGGTATCGGAAACACAGAAAAGCTTTGTTGCTGCCAACGATATAAGCATCATTGAAGCCTACATTACAATCACCGCAAATGGTTATGCATTTCCATTCGGGATATATGACAATGAAACACCGGTCGGATTTTTGATGATCGGTTTTGATGTTCATGACTATTGGATTGACGCACCTGAAATAGCAAAAGGAAATTATAATCTTTGGCGGCTGATGATTGATAAAGCGTATCAAAACAATGGATTTGGAAAAGAAGCAGTTAAATTGGCTCTAGATTTTGTTAAGACTTTTCCTTGCGGAAAAGCTGAATATTGTTGGTTGTCTTATGAACCTGAAAATCAAGTTGCACGTAAACTTTATAGCTCATTCGGTTTTGTTGAAACAGGAGATATGGATGGAGAAGAACTTATCGCAGCGTTAAAGCTATAA